From the genome of Chlorocebus sabaeus isolate Y175 chromosome 2, mChlSab1.0.hap1, whole genome shotgun sequence, one region includes:
- the THBD gene encoding thrombomodulin, whose amino-acid sequence MSEAASQGLRAAARSVWAGMDRSGCRHRRPALLCSGTAQSQCQRFPRRLHAVRLGNMLGVLLLGVLTLAGPGFPAPVEPQPGGSQCVERDCFALYPGPATFLDASQICNRLRGHLMTVRSSVAADVISLLLSGDRGVSRRLWIGLQLPPGCGDPKRLGPLRGFQWVTRDNYTSYSRWARLDLNGAPLCGPLCVAVSAAGATAPGEPVWEEQQCDVKADGFLCEFRFPATCRPLAVEPGAATAAVSITYGTPFAARGADFQALPVGSSAAVAPLGLELMCAAPPEAVQGHWARETPGAWDCSVENGGCEHACNIIAGAPRCLCPAGAALQADGRSCTHSCNDLCEHFCVPNPDKPDSYSCMCETGYRLAADQHRCEDVDDCLLVPSPCPQRCVNTQGGFECHCKPGYDLVDGECVEPMDPCFGANCEYQCQPLNQTSYLCVCAEGFAPIPHEPHRCQMFCNQTACPADCDPNTRANCECPDGYILDDGFMCSDIDECENGGYCSGVCRNLPGTFECICGPDSALVRLIGKDCDSAEVDGGDDGSGEPPPGPTPGCTSSPPAVGRVHSGVLIGISIASLCLVVALLALLCHLRKKQGAARAKMEYKCAAPSKEVVLQPVRTERKPQRL is encoded by the coding sequence ATGTCAGAGGCTGCCTCGCAGGGGCTGCGCGCCGCGGCCAGAAGTGTCTGGGCTGGGATGGACAGGAGCGGCTGTCGCCATCGTCGTCCTGCGCTCCTCTGCTCCGGCACGGCCCAGTCTCAGTGCCAGCGCTTTCCCCGGCGCCTGCACGCTGTGCGCCTGGGTAACATGCTCGGGGTCCTGCTCCTTGGCGTGCTGACCCTGGCCGGCCCGGGGTTCCCCGCACCCGTAGAACCGCAGCCCGGTGGCAGCCAGTGCGTCGAGCGCGACTGCTTCGCGCTCTACCCCGGCCCCGCGACCTTCCTCGATGCCAGTCAGATCTGCAATAGACTGCGGGGCCACCTAATGACAGTGCGCTCCTCAGTGGCTGCCGATGTCATTTCCTTGCTACTGAGCGGCGACCGCGGCGTTAGCCGGCGCCTCTGGATCGGCCTTCAGCTGCCACCCGGCTGCGGCGACCCCAAGCGCCTCGGGCCCCTGCGCGGTTTCCAGTGGGTTACGAGAGACAACTACACCAGCTACAGCAGGTGGGCGCGGCTCGACCTCAATGGGGCTCCCCTCTGCGGCCCGTTGTGCGTCGCTGTCTCCGCTGCTggggccactgcgcccggcgagCCGGTCTGGGAGGAGCAGCAGTGCGATGTGAAGGCCGATGGCTTCCTCTGCGAGTTCCGCTTCCCAGCTACCTGCAGGCCCCTGGCTGTGGAGCCCGGCGCCGCAACTGCTGCCGTCTCGATCACCTATGGCACCCCGTTTGCGGCCCGCGGAGCGGACTTCCAGGCGCTGCCAGTGGGCAGCTCCGCCGCGGTGGCGCCCCTCGGCTTAGAGCTGATGTGCGCTGCGCCGCCCGAAGCGGTCCAGGGGCACTGGGCTAGGGAGACGCCGGGCGCTTGGGACTGCAGCGTGGAGAACGGCGGCTGCGAGCACGCGTGCAATATAATCGCAGGGGCTCCCCGCTGCCTGTGCCCAGCCGGCGCCGCCCTGCAGGCAGACGGCCGCTCCTGCACGCACTCCTGCAACGACCTCTGTGAGCACTTCTGCGTTCCCAACCCCGACAAGCCGGACTCCTACTCGTGCATGTGCGAGACGGGCTACCGGCTGGCGGCCGACCAACACCGGTGCGAGGACGTGGATGACTGCTTGCTGGTGCCCAGTCCGTGCCCACAGCGCTGTGTCAACACACAGGGTGGCTTCGAGTGCCACTGCAAACCTGGCTACGACCTGGTGGACGGCGAGTGTGTGGAGCCCATGGACCCGTGCTTCGGAGCCAACTGCGAGTACCAGTGCCAGCCCTTGAACCAAACAAGCTACCTCTGCGTCTGCGCGGAGGGCTTCGCGCCCATTCCCCACGAGCCGCACAGGTGCCAGATGTTTTGCAACCAGACTGCCTGTCCAGCCGACTGCGACCCCAACACCCGGGCTAACTGTGAGTGCCCTGACGGCTACATCCTGGACGACGGTTTCATGTGCTCGGACATCGACGAGTGCGAAAACGGCGGCTACTGCTCTGGGGTGTGCCGCAATCTCCCCGGTACCTTCGAGTGCATCTGCGGGCCCGACTCGGCCCTTGTCCGCCTGATTGGCAAAGACTGTGACTCCGCCGAGGTGGATGGTGGTGACGACGGCTCTGGGGAGCCACCCCCAGGCCCGACGCCCGGCTGCACCTCGAGTCCCCCGGCCGTGGGGCGCGTGCATTCGGGCGTGCTCATAGGCATCTCCATCGCGAGCCTGTGCCTGGTGGTGGCGCTTTTGGCGCTCCTCTGCCACCTGCGCAAGAAGCAGGGAGCCGCCAGGGCCAAGATGGAGTACAAGTGCGCGGCCCCTTCCAAGGAGGTAGTGCTGCAGCCCGTGCGGACCGAGCGGAAGCCGCAGAGACTCTGA
- the SSTR4 gene encoding somatostatin receptor type 4: MNAPSTLPPGGEEGLETAWPPAANASSAPAEEEEAVAGRGDAGAAGMVAIQCIYALVCLVGLVGNALVIFVILRYAKMKTATNIYLLNLAVADELFMLSVPFVASSAALRHWPFGSVLCRAVLSVDGLNMFTSVFCLTVLSVDRYVAVVHPLRAATYRRPSVAKLINLGVWLASLLVTLPIAIFADTRPARGGQAVACNLHWPHPAWSAVFVVYTFLLGFLLPVLAIGLCYLLIVGKMRAVALRAGWQQRRRSEKKITRLVLMVVAVFVLCWMPFYVVQLLNLFVTSLDATVNHVSLILSYANSCANPVLYGFLSDNFRRSFQRVLCLRCCLLEGAGGAEEEPLDYYATALKSRGGARWMCPPLPCQQEPLQPEPSRKRIHLTRTTAF, from the coding sequence ATGAACGCCCCCTCGACGCTGCCCCCCGGGGGCGAAGAAGGGCTGGAGACGGCCTGGCCACCCGCAGCCAATGCCAGCAGCGCTCctgcggaggaggaggaggcggtgGCGGGGCGTGGGGACGCGGGGGCGGCGGGCATGGTCGCCATCCAGTGTATTTACGCGCTGGTGTGCCTGGTGGGGCTGGTGGGCAACGCCCTGGTCATCTTCGTGATCCTTCGCTACGCCAAGATGAAGACGGCTACCAACATCTACCTGCTCAACCTGGCCGTAGCCGACGAGCTCTTCATGCTAAGCGTGCCCTTCGTGGCCTCGTCCGCCGCCCTGCGCCACTGGCCTTTCGGCTCAGTGCTGTGCCGCGCGGTGCTGAGCGTTGACGGCCTCAACATGTTCACCAGCGTCTTCTGTCTCACCGTGCTCAGCGTGGACCGCTACGTGGCGGTGGTGCACCCTCTGCGCGCGGCTACCTACCGGCGGCCCAGCGTGGCCAAGCTCATCAACTTGGGCGTGTGGCTAGCGTCCCTGCTGGTCACTCTCCCCATCGCCATCTTCGCAGACACCAGACCGGCTCGCGGCGGCCAGGCCGTGGCCTGCAACCTGCACTGGCCACACCCGGCCTGGTCGGCAGTCTTCGTGGTCTACACTTTCCTGCTGGGCTTTCTGCTGCCGGTGCTGGCCATCGGCCTGTGCTATCTGCTCATCGTGGGCAAGATGCGGGCCGTGGCCCTGCGCGCTGGCTGGCAGCAGCGCAGGCGCTCGGAGAAGAAAATCACCAGGCTGGTGCTGATGGTCGTGGCCGTCTTTGTGCTCTGCTGGATGCCTTTCTACGTGGTGCAGCTGCTGAACCTCTTTGTGACCAGCCTTGACGCCACCGTCAACCACGTGTCCCTCATCCTCAGCTATGCCAACAGCTGCGCCAACCCCGTACTCTATGGCTTCCTCTCCGACAACTTCCGCCGATCCTTCCAGCGGGTTCTCTGCCTGCGCTGCTGCCTCCTGGAAGGTGCTGGCGGTGCTGAGGAGGAGCCCCTGGACTACTATGCCACTGCTCTCAAGAGCAGAGGTGGGGCAAGGTGGATGTGCCCCCCGCTCCCCTGCCAGCAGGAACCCCTGCAACCAGAGCCCAGCCGCAAGCGCATCCACCTGACCAGGACCACCGCCTTCTGA